In a genomic window of Methanogenium sp. S4BF:
- a CDS encoding DMT family transporter, which yields MTLSDGTRGVLYILAAAFFFGSAAPLTKLLLTSVSPVTLASLLYMGSGLFFAALWLVRRRFFTTNHTREAPVERRDLPWIAGSVLSGSVLATLVLMVSLQYTPAATAAVLLGFEAVATTLVAALVFHEPVGRRIWGALACITLSCVVLTWDPSSPFGFSLAALGVILTCFLWGTDTNISRHVSGRDPIQLVAIKGLSGGLILTAVVFILGQPYPDLPFIFGGMAVGILGFGGIMTICFLRSLRVLGAARAGALFSTNPVFGVIVSLLIFRELPEPGFIIAFVFMAAGTWLLVSEKHAHRHTHDPLRHSHRHAHDDLHHDDHIHGPEAPQVDKDGYHSHPHWHKPLEHEHPHRPDLHHRHKH from the coding sequence ATGACACTGAGTGACGGCACCCGCGGTGTGCTCTATATTCTTGCGGCAGCGTTCTTCTTCGGATCAGCCGCGCCGCTCACCAAACTGCTCCTCACCAGTGTCTCTCCGGTCACCCTCGCGTCGCTGCTGTATATGGGAAGCGGCCTCTTTTTTGCCGCTTTGTGGCTTGTACGCCGCAGGTTCTTCACTACAAACCATACCCGCGAGGCACCCGTCGAACGGCGTGACCTGCCGTGGATTGCAGGGTCGGTACTCTCCGGTTCGGTCCTTGCCACCCTGGTTTTAATGGTCTCCCTCCAGTACACTCCCGCTGCGACAGCGGCAGTCCTGCTGGGATTTGAGGCCGTTGCCACGACCCTCGTTGCCGCCCTCGTCTTCCATGAGCCGGTTGGCCGCCGGATATGGGGTGCCCTCGCCTGTATCACCCTCTCCTGTGTGGTCCTCACCTGGGATCCGTCAAGCCCGTTCGGGTTTTCCCTTGCCGCACTGGGCGTCATCCTCACCTGTTTTCTCTGGGGCACTGACACGAACATCTCCCGCCATGTCTCAGGCAGGGACCCGATACAGCTGGTCGCCATCAAGGGCCTCTCCGGAGGTCTCATCCTCACGGCGGTAGTCTTCATCCTTGGTCAGCCCTACCCGGATTTGCCCTTCATTTTCGGCGGCATGGCGGTCGGCATTCTCGGATTCGGCGGGATTATGACGATCTGTTTCCTCCGCTCACTCCGCGTGCTGGGGGCGGCCCGCGCCGGTGCACTCTTCTCCACAAACCCGGTATTCGGGGTCATTGTCTCCCTGCTGATATTCCGCGAACTCCCGGAACCAGGGTTTATCATCGCTTTCGTCTTTATGGCGGCAGGAACCTGGCTTTTGGTTTCAGAGAAGCACGCACACCGCCACACCCATGATCCATTGCGTCATTCGCACCGCCATGCCCATGATGACCTGCACCATGACGACCATATCCACGGCCCGGAGGCGCCTCAGGTTGATAAGGATGGATATCATTCCCACCCACACTGGCACAAGCCGCTCGAGCATGAGCACCCCCACCGCCCGGATCTCCATCACCGGCATAAACACTGA
- a CDS encoding PAS domain S-box protein, which produces MELPQASDAPISVLYVDDEYALLEIGKIFLERAEGIRVTTVDNTEDAIRLLVDGAFDAIVSDYQMPGMDGIAFLKYIRSTYGSLPFLLFTGKGREEVVIEALNNGADYYVEKAGAPEPQFADLVHKIRRAVSRCRIEQILCSTYAELQSSYEQLAAFEAELKLREESIAAMQQALRESEQIYQGIFDHTGSATAIFEEDMTISLANTAFAELTGFSREEIEGRMKWSRFVHPDELARLTEYHWSRRRDPGSAPKHYDIRFVDRFGKEHIIYMTTGLIPGTSRSVASHTDITELKETRDRLTLLGNILDDSRNEIYIFDAGTLRFVQVNRGGRENIGYSMEELSTLTPVDLKPECTDESFWALLSPLLDGTEDLVSFTTKHRRKDGSEYPVEVHLHLSRVVTPPVFVAVIIDITSRREVEEENRILRHMVDHASSSITVHDYDGRFIYANECTIAMHGYSRDEFMALRLEDLDVPASAALIEKRFQEVREEGESIFEAERYRKDGSILPVLVHLSVAQWGEQTVLLSIAEDITEWKEIEHALRESRKQLSFALEAANDGLWDWNIPKGQAFFSPQYLRMLGYEPDEFATTYDAWWEYVHPDDRADAQSAILESIATKDDFSREIRMRKKDGSYLWILARGRVMETDSEGQPLRMVGTHTDISRQKQVEEALQESRKQFSFALDAANEGLWDWNMVSDAAEVSSQYLRLLGYGPGEFAGNRSAWSEYVHPNDRDGVESAIQEAIARDGLYSHEFRMRKKDGTYAWFLARGRVMERDDTGRPLRMVGTHIDISGRRQIEEALRLANRKLQLLSGITRHDILNQAMALNGYICLTEEMNPDPAIRKYLQKMHKAAFLIEQTIAFTREYEQLGKNEPKWLSVQNAVVNIAMTADLPVTVCCEGVEVFADPLITTVFSNMMDNIIRHAGGATEVIVSCVPEESGGFTIVWEDDGVGIPDALKERIFDRGHGSNTGLGLFLVREILAITGIAIRECGIEGKGARFELLVPPGGWRTEEGA; this is translated from the coding sequence ATGGAACTCCCGCAGGCATCGGATGCTCCCATCTCGGTTCTCTACGTTGATGATGAATATGCCCTGCTGGAGATCGGGAAGATATTTCTGGAGCGGGCCGAGGGCATCCGTGTTACGACCGTCGACAATACGGAGGATGCAATTCGGCTGCTTGTTGACGGTGCTTTTGATGCCATCGTCTCTGACTACCAGATGCCGGGCATGGACGGGATTGCTTTTCTCAAGTATATCCGCAGTACATACGGGTCTCTCCCCTTTCTTCTCTTCACCGGGAAGGGGCGTGAGGAGGTTGTCATCGAGGCGCTCAACAATGGCGCCGACTATTATGTGGAGAAGGCAGGGGCGCCCGAACCCCAGTTTGCGGATCTGGTGCACAAGATACGCCGTGCCGTTTCACGCTGCCGCATCGAACAGATCCTTTGCAGCACCTATGCGGAACTCCAATCCTCCTACGAACAGCTGGCGGCCTTTGAAGCTGAACTGAAACTCCGCGAAGAGAGTATTGCTGCGATGCAGCAGGCCCTCAGAGAGTCTGAGCAGATTTATCAGGGAATTTTTGACCACACCGGGTCTGCAACGGCGATTTTTGAGGAGGATATGACCATTTCTCTTGCAAATACTGCATTTGCAGAGCTCACGGGATTTTCAAGGGAGGAGATTGAAGGCCGGATGAAATGGTCCCGGTTTGTGCACCCGGATGAACTGGCCCGCCTGACGGAGTACCATTGGTCACGGAGGCGTGACCCGGGGAGTGCACCAAAGCACTATGATATCCGGTTTGTGGACCGGTTTGGGAAAGAGCATATAATTTACATGACGACAGGCCTCATTCCGGGAACCAGCCGGTCTGTCGCCTCCCATACTGACATAACCGAGCTCAAAGAGACGCGGGACCGTCTCACCCTCCTCGGGAATATTCTGGATGATTCCCGTAATGAGATCTATATCTTTGATGCAGGCACGCTCCGGTTTGTGCAGGTGAACCGGGGCGGTCGGGAGAACATCGGGTATTCGATGGAGGAGCTCTCAACCCTCACGCCGGTTGATCTGAAACCGGAATGCACGGACGAGTCCTTTTGGGCGCTCCTTTCACCCCTGCTTGATGGAACGGAGGATCTGGTCAGTTTTACCACCAAACACCGCCGCAAGGACGGTTCTGAATATCCGGTTGAGGTGCATCTCCACCTCTCCCGGGTGGTCACCCCTCCGGTCTTTGTCGCCGTGATAATCGACATCACCAGCCGGAGGGAGGTGGAGGAGGAGAACCGTATCCTGCGCCACATGGTGGACCATGCCTCGTCTTCCATCACGGTTCATGACTATGACGGACGGTTCATCTATGCAAACGAGTGCACAATCGCGATGCACGGCTACAGCCGGGATGAGTTTATGGCCCTCCGTCTGGAGGACCTTGATGTGCCTGCCTCTGCTGCCCTGATTGAAAAGCGCTTTCAGGAAGTGAGAGAAGAGGGTGAGTCGATATTTGAGGCAGAACGCTACCGCAAAGACGGGAGCATCCTTCCTGTTCTCGTCCACCTTTCCGTGGCGCAGTGGGGAGAACAGACAGTCCTCCTCAGCATCGCAGAAGATATTACTGAGTGGAAAGAGATCGAACATGCCCTGCGGGAGAGCAGAAAACAGCTTTCATTTGCCCTTGAAGCTGCAAATGACGGGTTGTGGGACTGGAATATTCCCAAAGGGCAGGCCTTCTTCAGCCCGCAGTATCTGCGAATGCTTGGCTATGAACCTGACGAATTTGCCACCACGTACGATGCATGGTGGGAGTATGTACACCCGGATGACCGTGCTGATGCTCAGTCAGCCATTCTTGAGAGTATAGCGACAAAGGACGACTTTTCCCGGGAAATCCGTATGCGAAAAAAGGACGGTTCGTACCTCTGGATCCTCGCCCGCGGGAGGGTGATGGAAACAGATAGTGAGGGGCAACCGCTCCGGATGGTGGGTACGCATACGGATATCAGCCGACAAAAGCAGGTCGAGGAGGCCCTGCAGGAGAGTAGAAAACAGTTTTCATTTGCCCTTGATGCTGCAAATGAAGGACTTTGGGACTGGAATATGGTCAGTGATGCTGCAGAGGTCAGTTCACAGTACCTGCGGTTGCTTGGCTATGGACCCGGTGAATTTGCGGGCAACCGCTCTGCCTGGTCTGAGTATGTGCACCCGAATGACCGTGATGGTGTGGAATCTGCTATTCAGGAGGCAATTGCCAGGGATGGATTGTACTCCCATGAATTCCGCATGCGCAAAAAGGATGGCACGTACGCCTGGTTTCTTGCCCGTGGCCGGGTGATGGAGAGGGATGATACGGGCCGGCCGCTCCGGATGGTAGGCACGCATATTGATATCAGCGGGCGCAGGCAGATTGAAGAGGCGCTGCGCCTTGCAAACCGAAAACTGCAGCTTTTGTCAGGTATCACCCGCCATGACATCCTCAACCAGGCGATGGCTCTGAACGGATATATCTGCCTCACAGAAGAGATGAATCCTGACCCGGCAATCCGGAAGTATCTGCAGAAGATGCACAAAGCAGCATTCCTGATTGAGCAGACCATTGCATTCACCCGCGAGTATGAGCAGCTTGGAAAGAATGAACCCAAATGGCTCTCCGTTCAGAATGCGGTTGTCAATATTGCGATGACGGCTGACCTTCCGGTCACCGTTTGCTGTGAGGGGGTTGAGGTCTTCGCAGATCCCTTGATCACAACAGTCTTCTCCAATATGATGGACAACATTATCCGGCATGCCGGGGGTGCCACTGAGGTCATTGTCTCCTGTGTCCCTGAAGAGTCCGGTGGGTTTACGATTGTGTGGGAGGATGATGGGGTGGGTATCCCGGATGCATTGAAAGAGAGGATATTTGACCGGGGACACGGGAGCAATACCGGTCTGGGGCTCTTTCTTGTCCGTGAGATCCTTGCCATCACCGGTATCGCGATCCGTGAATGCGGGATCGAAGGTAAGGGTGCCCGCTTTGAACTGCTGGTGCCTCCTGGCGGATGGCGAACAGAGGAAGGCGCCTGA
- a CDS encoding histidine kinase dimerization/phosphoacceptor domain -containing protein has product MNGQIGAGGDRGPDAVMIHRGVADDLQIITSLFDIKMALVADEDALCTLRELQTLTKVMAIVHGTMYAAGTPAAVGAQLLFEKIVKSVRLTHCTQTWIASSVDCGRTMLPAACAVPCAFVLAEIIRSSVLCSFEGVAEGRMDVSFSGPGDDGWYTLVVADNGFPEYILSDEDDENEALSMSVAEHIVRYRLRGTAERREEDGVTWTVRFPGACAD; this is encoded by the coding sequence ATGAATGGGCAGATTGGGGCAGGAGGAGATCGGGGCCCGGATGCGGTGATGATCCACCGGGGGGTCGCAGACGACCTGCAGATCATCACCAGTCTTTTTGATATCAAGATGGCACTGGTGGCAGACGAGGACGCCCTGTGCACCCTGCGCGAGCTGCAGACGCTCACCAAGGTGATGGCCATTGTCCACGGCACCATGTATGCGGCAGGCACCCCTGCCGCTGTGGGTGCTCAGCTCCTCTTTGAGAAGATTGTCAAGTCTGTCCGCCTCACTCATTGTACACAGACATGGATTGCGTCATCGGTGGACTGCGGGAGGACGATGCTGCCCGCCGCCTGTGCGGTACCATGCGCCTTCGTCCTGGCAGAAATCATCCGGAGTTCTGTTCTCTGCTCATTTGAAGGCGTTGCAGAGGGCAGAATGGATGTCTCCTTTTCGGGTCCCGGGGACGATGGCTGGTACACCCTTGTCGTTGCGGACAACGGTTTTCCTGAGTATATCCTCTCTGATGAAGATGACGAAAATGAGGCTCTCAGTATGTCAGTTGCAGAACACATCGTCCGTTACCGACTCAGGGGCACGGCTGAACGGCGGGAGGAGGACGGAGTGACCTGGACCGTCCGGTTTCCCGGAGCATGTGCTGACTGA
- a CDS encoding HAMP domain-containing sensor histidine kinase has protein sequence MNKKPAYIGLNLTIGTKIMLVFFFIFTLLVCACSYNGFVTEKERIITAYSENIEQTETAITTAVSLVSRGTMVLSSIYDPAMNDALNRMEAAYLAAGGEPAQMDLARLQATIQGDFTDDVNLYIINEEQMIIHTTDATQMDADFSVYPAFAERLTAIREGTGYVGDPWEQSVLDPTLVRKYAYLPTPDHRYILGIGLYNERLAAPGTLYFSFGDVTDQLEAADNAIESILIVDGNGVFVEKTPDEMERWYASHPYLSRDDITGTAARVLRTGDGIEMTFPDQERLVHVFLIDPGYGSLVPSDTVYAAVLIYSTEELSALLAETLSRYMLILIGGLIFAAGVAYIVAYTVGRPVEMIADDVDEIARGNLAHEIRRTHGYELRRLEDSIRILVKRQADDLTEIQAQKLALDTELKEKTRMERRIRDANRKLSLLSTITRHDVLNQLAVLGMYCDLLEGFTDRCPEIADYTGRMEQTLKKIERQLTFARDYESMGLEEPRFQSIADVVENALASIHAPYLQFCVSTDGAEICADPMLEKVFYNLFENAIRHGGETLSEIAVSFTGTPGQRGKITVTDNGDGIAAAKKEKIFQQGYGSNTGYGLFLVAEILAITGITIRECGTEGTGARFEMDIPPAVWRLRPDDE, from the coding sequence ATGAACAAAAAACCAGCATACATTGGCCTTAACCTCACCATCGGTACAAAGATCATGCTGGTCTTTTTCTTCATCTTCACCCTCCTTGTCTGCGCCTGTTCCTATAACGGATTCGTCACCGAAAAAGAACGAATCATTACTGCATATTCCGAGAATATCGAGCAGACCGAGACGGCTATAACAACCGCTGTTTCGCTCGTCTCCCGTGGCACGATGGTGCTCAGCTCCATCTATGACCCGGCAATGAATGATGCACTGAACCGGATGGAGGCAGCCTATCTGGCAGCAGGTGGAGAACCCGCACAAATGGACCTTGCACGTCTTCAGGCCACCATACAGGGGGATTTCACCGATGATGTGAACCTCTATATCATTAACGAAGAGCAGATGATCATCCATACGACCGATGCCACCCAGATGGATGCCGACTTCTCAGTGTATCCTGCCTTCGCAGAACGTCTCACTGCCATCCGGGAAGGAACCGGATATGTCGGTGACCCGTGGGAGCAGAGTGTGCTTGACCCCACCCTTGTCCGCAAGTATGCCTACCTGCCGACACCCGATCACCGGTATATTCTTGGGATTGGCCTCTATAACGAACGTCTGGCCGCTCCGGGCACGCTCTACTTTTCGTTTGGTGATGTCACAGACCAGCTTGAAGCAGCCGACAATGCCATTGAATCAATTCTTATAGTTGATGGAAACGGGGTGTTTGTCGAGAAGACTCCGGATGAGATGGAAAGGTGGTATGCGAGCCATCCTTATCTCTCCCGGGATGATATCACCGGCACAGCAGCACGGGTGCTCCGGACCGGGGACGGCATCGAGATGACCTTTCCGGACCAGGAGCGGCTGGTCCACGTCTTTCTCATCGACCCGGGATACGGCTCACTCGTACCGTCAGACACTGTCTATGCAGCAGTGCTGATCTATTCAACAGAAGAACTCAGTGCCTTGCTTGCAGAGACCCTCTCACGCTATATGCTCATCCTTATCGGAGGATTGATCTTTGCCGCAGGGGTGGCATATATCGTCGCCTACACGGTGGGTCGCCCGGTGGAAATGATTGCAGATGACGTGGATGAGATTGCACGGGGCAATCTTGCGCATGAAATCCGCCGGACGCACGGGTATGAACTCAGGCGGCTGGAAGATTCCATCCGTATTCTCGTGAAACGGCAGGCGGACGATCTGACCGAGATACAGGCACAAAAGCTGGCCCTTGACACTGAACTGAAGGAAAAAACACGGATGGAAAGACGGATCCGGGATGCCAACCGGAAGCTCTCCCTCCTGTCCACCATCACCCGCCATGACGTCCTCAACCAGCTTGCTGTTCTCGGGATGTACTGTGACCTTCTGGAAGGATTTACGGACCGCTGCCCTGAAATAGCCGACTATACCGGGAGGATGGAGCAGACGCTGAAAAAGATTGAGCGCCAGCTCACCTTTGCCCGCGATTACGAATCGATGGGTCTCGAAGAGCCGCGGTTCCAGTCCATAGCAGATGTGGTGGAGAATGCCCTTGCGTCCATCCATGCCCCGTATCTGCAGTTTTGCGTGAGTACTGACGGTGCAGAGATCTGTGCCGACCCGATGCTCGAAAAGGTCTTTTACAATCTCTTTGAAAACGCCATCCGGCACGGTGGTGAGACACTCTCAGAGATTGCAGTCTCATTTACCGGCACACCGGGACAGAGAGGGAAGATCACGGTTACCGATAATGGCGATGGAATTGCCGCCGCAAAGAAAGAGAAGATATTCCAGCAGGGGTATGGGTCAAATACCGGATACGGCCTCTTTCTGGTGGCAGAGATCCTCGCCATAACGGGCATCACGATCCGTGAATGCGGGACCGAGGGCACAGGCGCCCGCTTTGAGATGGATATCCCTCCTGCTGTCTGGCGACTGCGCCCGGACGATGAATAG
- a CDS encoding HisA/HisF-related TIM barrel protein, which yields MDILLAIDIMDGYVVQGQSGNRAGYRPLDWGLVSDAAPAAYTAAMKPVYGYVADLDGIEGTGRDNEEDVRACCRLLEKSYVNRGRREFIVSEEDRRAGIFPVISTETGGQDLAAYHGGALTVDLKADRIYPTGETPASFLKTANGWDYDVCIVINLGSVGTERGLPPYLAEMRSAYEGILFYGGGMASESDCAVVSEEGYDGALVATAVHHRKIPLDTIQRGIYP from the coding sequence ATGGACATTCTGCTTGCAATAGACATTATGGACGGATATGTCGTCCAGGGGCAGTCCGGCAACCGGGCGGGCTACCGCCCTCTTGACTGGGGACTGGTTTCGGATGCCGCACCCGCTGCATACACGGCGGCGATGAAACCGGTGTATGGCTACGTCGCTGATCTGGACGGCATTGAAGGGACCGGCCGGGACAATGAAGAGGACGTCCGGGCCTGCTGCCGCCTCCTGGAGAAGAGCTACGTCAACCGCGGCCGCCGTGAATTTATCGTGAGTGAGGAAGACCGGCGGGCAGGCATCTTCCCCGTCATCTCAACCGAGACCGGCGGGCAGGACCTTGCCGCCTACCACGGCGGGGCCCTCACCGTTGACCTGAAAGCTGACCGGATTTATCCGACTGGTGAAACGCCTGCATCATTCCTGAAAACCGCAAACGGCTGGGACTATGATGTCTGCATTGTAATTAATCTCGGCTCTGTGGGAACAGAACGGGGGCTGCCACCATATCTCGCTGAGATGCGCTCGGCCTATGAAGGGATCCTTTTTTATGGCGGCGGGATGGCATCTGAGAGTGACTGTGCAGTTGTTTCTGAGGAAGGCTATGACGGGGCACTGGTTGCAACCGCAGTGCACCACCGAAAGATACCATTGGACACCATTCAGCGCGGTATCTATCCATAA
- a CDS encoding PAS domain-containing protein: MASGGDPAAIDLILLKEEIGQYTAAEVDLYIINESGVIEYATYEPDIGIDFSAYPQFFGEITQIREGDAFVPDRSGSGVDHTEALRKFAYLPTPDHQYLLEMSLNMETLPDEQRIFTYDELIPALTDAHPIVTNIRFYSSTYGPFNVNTGIGEAGADDATIVILQQVKDTGEPVGVSDPKNKTETRYFIVDIEDSSSPIHSLVDFYAEVTYTTGAREAAAFQALVTYGTIMLLGLGIAAILGIIVSRHVARPVTDIVDDIDIIASGDLDHAIRPARIPEFSRIADSTTVLVTELKEKINEVNRKNRELAASEGEKTLILNAVTEGVFFLDTDYHIIWANAAARRITTGTEMGPTGCPCYRVVHDEPGVCEGCPIPEALERQHPVQGTVATADGTVTEVIASPVLDESGVPTGIVVTALDVTAREAAAAALRTSERQYRDLFTGMNTGFALIRREESDDIRFLTVNPAFAKITEIKPENAINTPVEDVLPGRGITAREILRRVREGRAGEPIEFRSEILGKDLRITAFSTAEGDEAGVLLEDVTGIVELRRQQRETLEQIERNLEHLAILNDEIRNPLMVILGYTELDEGVYADRIYEQIATINELVRRLDQRWLESEKVREFLRKHHGWDPDEPDERS; encoded by the coding sequence GTGGCGTCCGGGGGGGACCCGGCAGCAATCGACCTCATACTCCTGAAGGAGGAGATCGGTCAGTATACCGCAGCAGAGGTGGATCTCTATATCATCAATGAGAGCGGCGTGATTGAATATGCCACCTATGAACCGGACATTGGGATTGATTTCAGTGCCTATCCACAATTTTTTGGGGAGATTACGCAAATACGGGAAGGGGATGCATTTGTCCCGGACAGAAGCGGCAGCGGTGTGGACCATACCGAAGCTCTGCGGAAGTTTGCGTACCTCCCCACTCCTGACCACCAGTACCTCCTCGAGATGAGCCTGAACATGGAGACTCTGCCGGATGAGCAGCGTATATTCACATATGATGAATTAATCCCTGCTCTTACCGATGCTCATCCGATAGTGACCAATATACGCTTCTATAGTTCAACATATGGCCCTTTTAACGTCAACACGGGCATAGGGGAGGCAGGTGCGGATGATGCGACAATCGTCATCCTGCAGCAGGTGAAGGATACCGGTGAGCCGGTGGGTGTTTCTGACCCAAAGAACAAGACGGAAACCCGTTATTTTATTGTCGACATTGAGGACAGTTCATCACCCATACACTCACTTGTGGATTTTTATGCAGAGGTGACCTACACGACCGGGGCACGCGAGGCGGCGGCATTTCAGGCACTTGTGACGTACGGCACTATTATGCTGCTCGGGCTTGGCATTGCCGCCATCTTAGGGATTATTGTCTCCCGTCACGTTGCCCGTCCCGTCACGGATATCGTTGATGATATCGATATCATCGCATCCGGTGATCTGGATCATGCAATTCGGCCTGCCCGAATTCCCGAATTCTCGCGAATTGCCGACAGCACCACGGTGCTTGTCACAGAACTGAAAGAGAAGATCAACGAAGTTAACCGGAAAAACCGGGAACTTGCGGCATCTGAGGGGGAGAAGACGCTGATATTAAATGCGGTCACAGAAGGCGTCTTCTTCCTTGACACTGACTATCACATCATCTGGGCGAATGCGGCTGCCAGACGGATCACAACCGGAACAGAGATGGGGCCGACGGGATGTCCCTGTTATCGTGTAGTGCACGATGAGCCGGGTGTCTGCGAGGGCTGTCCGATACCGGAGGCACTGGAGAGGCAGCACCCGGTGCAGGGTACGGTTGCCACAGCCGACGGGACGGTCACGGAAGTGATCGCAAGCCCGGTACTGGATGAGAGCGGTGTGCCTACCGGTATTGTGGTGACTGCTCTTGACGTTACCGCCCGTGAGGCGGCAGCTGCGGCCCTGCGGACCAGTGAACGGCAGTACCGGGATCTCTTCACCGGCATGAATACCGGGTTTGCCCTGATCAGGAGGGAAGAAAGTGATGATATCCGCTTCCTTACGGTAAACCCGGCTTTTGCGAAGATAACGGAGATAAAACCGGAAAATGCGATCAACACCCCTGTTGAAGACGTCCTGCCCGGCAGGGGAATAACTGCACGGGAGATCCTCCGGCGGGTCCGTGAGGGCCGGGCCGGTGAACCCATTGAGTTCCGTTCAGAGATACTGGGAAAGGATCTGCGTATCACTGCCTTTTCCACCGCGGAGGGGGATGAAGCAGGCGTCCTTCTGGAGGATGTAACAGGCATTGTCGAACTCAGGCGGCAGCAGCGTGAGACACTGGAGCAGATCGAGCGGAACCTGGAGCACCTTGCCATTCTCAATGATGAGATCAGAAACCCCCTGATGGTGATCCTCGGGTATACCGAACTTGATGAGGGTGTCTATGCGGACCGGATCTATGAGCAGATTGCCACGATCAACGAACTGGTCCGCCGCCTGGACCAGCGCTGGCTGGAATCAGAGAAGGTCCGTGAGTTCCTGCGCAAACACCATGGCTGGGATCCGGATGAACCCGATGAGCGGTCCTGA
- a CDS encoding CARDB domain-containing protein codes for MKWYIPLIIAGSCLLLFALFGEPGTPALSYGTVAAVAETDPANLTLTYTVTLTVENTGTAAADNIVVAVYLTTPPGAPEWQQADLVFPIGRLSKGEVATRTNTTTLTVEEETYTLLTSGTLPETAVVATYSDAFF; via the coding sequence ATGAAGTGGTACATCCCCCTTATCATCGCCGGCAGCTGTCTGCTGCTGTTTGCCCTCTTCGGCGAACCCGGCACCCCTGCCCTCAGCTACGGGACAGTGGCGGCTGTGGCAGAAACCGATCCCGCAAACCTCACACTCACTTACACTGTCACCCTGACCGTCGAGAACACCGGAACCGCCGCTGCAGACAATATAGTCGTGGCGGTCTACCTGACAACGCCTCCCGGTGCGCCTGAGTGGCAGCAGGCAGACCTTGTCTTTCCAATCGGGCGTCTTTCCAAAGGAGAAGTGGCAACACGTACCAATACCACCACCCTCACCGTGGAGGAAGAGACCTATACCCTGCTTACCAGCGGGACACTCCCCGAGACCGCAGTTGTCGCTACCTACTCTGATGCCTTCTTTTAA
- a CDS encoding peptidylprolyl isomerase: protein MPTRVKLETTKGDIIIELYDDMPITAGNFKKLVEDGFYDGIVFHRVIRNFMIQGGCPKGTGTGGPGYTIKDEFVKGHSNIRGTISMANTGQPNSGGSQFFINLVNNKFLDFDDRQTPSKHPVFGEVVEGMDVVDAIAFSRTDKNDRPVEKVVITKATIL from the coding sequence ATGCCTACCAGAGTAAAATTAGAAACGACCAAGGGCGACATTATCATCGAACTCTACGATGACATGCCAATCACTGCAGGAAACTTCAAAAAACTCGTTGAGGATGGATTTTATGACGGAATCGTCTTCCACCGGGTGATCCGGAATTTCATGATCCAGGGCGGCTGTCCGAAGGGCACCGGCACCGGCGGACCAGGCTATACCATCAAAGACGAGTTTGTCAAGGGCCACTCAAACATCCGTGGCACCATATCAATGGCGAACACCGGCCAGCCAAACAGCGGCGGTTCACAGTTCTTTATTAACCTGGTGAACAACAAATTCCTGGACTTTGATGACCGCCAGACCCCGTCCAAGCATCCGGTCTTTGGCGAAGTGGTTGAGGGGATGGATGTTGTCGATGCCATTGCATTCTCCCGCACCGACAAAAATGACCGCCCGGTAGAGAAGGTTGTCATCACAAAGGCAACCATTCTCTGA